The Planococcus halocryophilus nucleotide sequence TAGGTGCTACCCAGTCATTAGCCCCGTCTAATGCATAAATGGTCATGCCTGCCGCTCCTGCTTTTTCGATAAAACTTTGATAAGTAGTAGCTGGAATGTCTTCGTCAATTTGTACATAGACCTTATTGACGTCTTTGCTTTCTAGAAATGCCAAGGTGCCTGCTTCATCACTATAAATCATCCACGGATTCCATAACCATGTCGCTTTAACATCCAATTCAATCGCATGAGAGTTGACACCATTTTGTGTCAGCATAAACAACAATAATACACCTGCCATCATTAGTTTTTTCATTTTCCCATATCCTCCCATTCTGTAAGCCGTGGCTCAAAGAACGAGACCCTGGCAACCTGACGACCTTGCGTTTTTCAACGGTTAGGCTCATGGCTTTGCGTCCTCCCCTTTCGGTGGAGTTTGCCTTTTTCAGATTTTTATCATTATATGTCAATTAATACAATTTTGCTATCTTTTTTAGGTATTCCTTTTCAAATGCGCTATTTAAGGCAATAATCAACAAGAGCACCTTAGCATTTCGAACAAAAGGAGTGAAACTTATGACGACCCTATTACGCGAAGACGAAATTACATTAGCTTTGATCAAGTCGTTAAAAGAAGGCAAACTAACTGAATTCCAAGAAATTCTAGATGAGTTGCAACCATACGATATGGCAATCCAGTACCGACACTTGCCAGACAAGCACCGCAATAAATTCCTTCTCTATTTATCTATTCGGCAATTAACAGAGTTGATGCAAGAACTTCCTAAAATTGAACAAATCGACATTCTTCAGAAATTAGGGGTTGAAAAGTCTTCCAAAGTATTGGACCGCATGGATAATGACGATTTGGCTTTGCTATTGGCAGACCTTGAGCCGGAACGCATCGAAGAGCTATTGTCTCAAATAAATCAAGACGATTCTAAGTTTGTCCAAAGCACAATGACTTATCCACCTGAAACAGCCGGTCGACTAATGAATAACCGTTATGTCTGGATTCCCCGTCATTACACAATCCGCGATGCCATTGACAAGATTAAACATTTTGCAGAATTAGCGGAATACCTCAACTACCTCTATATTGTCGATGAAGATAAAAAACTTCTTGGAGTGGTTTCCTACAAGGATTTAATCCTCGGAAATCTTGACGACAGAATTGAAGAAGTGATGTATAAGCGCGTAGTCAAAGCTGACGTGTTGATGGACCAAGAAGATGTGGCTCAAATCATTAGCCGTTACGATTTTGTCACGTTGCCAATTGTTGAAAATGACAATACACTTGCTGGGATTATCACCATCGATGACGTAATCGATGTTGTCATGCAAGAAGCGAATGAAGATATTGAAAAGCTTTCCGCTTCCGGTAAATCAATTGACTTTAATACACCTGCTTGGACAGCGGCTTACCGGCGACTGCCTTGGCTGATTTTACTCCTGTTTATCGGATTGTTTTCAGGCAGTATTATTAGTCGTTTTGAAAATACGTTGCAGACCGTTGTGGCTTTAACGTTTTTTATGCCGTTAATTGCTGGAATGACTGGAAATACTGGTACGCAATCTCTGTCTGTTGTTGTCCGCGGACTGGCTTCACAAAAGCTTGATTTTAAGCAAACGATCAAGCTGATTATTCGAGAATTATGGGTCGGTATTATTATTGGTGTTATTTGTTCTGTCCTTATTTTACTCATTGCTTATGTGTGGCAAGGCAATTTGGTATTAGGTATTGTCGTTGGTGGCACGTTGTTAATGACGTTAATCATTGGAACGTTAGCTGGAACGATTATTCCTCTTATTTTGTACAGATTCAATATTGATCCAGCTGTTGCTTCCGGTCCTTTAATTACCACCATTAACGATATTCTGTCTTTATTGATTTATTTCGGTATGGCGACTTTGTTTATTTCTCAGTTGATGTAAAGAAAAAAATAATAAAAAAATCTTTTTCTAAGCATTTTTCTTTAAACCTAGTAAGCCTCTTGGTATAATGGGTTGAAACTGAAGGAGGCGTGTTTATGACTATTCCAAAACCCCTTGTCCAAACCAACCAAGCTTTTATCGTCGTTACTGTTATAATGGCGTTGCTACTCCATCCTGCTATTTTATTGTTACCATTTGTTGTTGGAGCTTATACATTAATCACTAAGAAAAACCCTGTTATTTTATGGAGCCGCCGCTTTTTGAAAAAACCCGCAGCGAGCTATCTGCAAGAGGATCGAGATCAACAATTGTTTAACCAATGGATTGCCACTATCTGTTTAGGACTGTCACTCGTTTTCTTTTCTGTTGGTTTACCGTTACTTGGATTTGCCTTTAGTGTCATGGTCATTGTTGCTGCAGGCGTTGCATTGATGGGTTATTGCATCGGCTGTACGATTCGTTATCGCTATATGATGTGGAAACACAATCGTACAAAAGTACAGGCATAAAAAAAGACGGTGAGCAACTGCTCTCCGTCTCAGAATGTAGACAAAATTTTATTAAAATGAATAGTGGTATATAACATCCAATCGGACTGGCCACTTTGCTTTCCGTGGGCTCAGCACTCCAGGATTTGAAGCGCAAGGCGGCGAAGGGCGAAGATGTGCTCCTGCATCGCTACGCTAGCTTCGTCGCAAATGCTTGCCCTCGCAGGCTTCGGTCAATGCATTTCCTGCGGGATAGCGAAGCGACGAAATCCACTCGGGCGATCAGCCCGAGTTAGTTCGGCGCAAGCCCGCGGAAAGCGTCCAACTGGAGCGCAGAATCCGGTATAAACAAGATGAAAAGAATATTCATTCTCTACTAATTATAATTATCTTTTGTCTATATGCTAAGATGGGGAGCAACTGCTCTCCGTCTTTTCTTATATCTATTATTTTATTTGGCCGTTGCCGCGTATAATGTATTTCGTTGACGTTAAGGCTGGCAAGCCCATTGGTCCTCGTGCATGAAGCTTTTGTGTACTAATGCCAATTTCTGCACCAAACCCAAATTCGAAACCATCTGTAAATCGAGTCGATGCATTGTGATACACCGCAGCCGCATCAATTTCCATGAAAAATTGATCGACGTTTTCTGATGTTTTCGAAATAATTGCTTCTGAATGTTTCGTTCCGTACGTATTGATGTGCTCAATTGCTTCACCAACATCTTCAACGGTTTTTATCGCGACTTCAAGTCCGAGGTATTCTGTTCCCCAATCCTCTTCTTCTGCAGGTATCACATTAGGTGAGAGTTTTTGTACAGGCTCGTTACCATGAATCGTTACTTGTTGATCTTGTAAAGCGCTCACCAATAGCGGCAAATGCTTGTCGGCCCAAGCTTGATGGACTAAAATGCTTTCACAAGCGTTACAAACAGATGGACGCTGTGTTTTGGCATTTAATGCGATGTCAATTGCCATTTGAACGTTCGCTGTCTCATCGATATAAATATGACAATTTCCTGCGCCTGTTTCCAATACTGGAACTGTAGAATTCTGAACGACCGTCTGAATCAACTTCGCCCCTCCACGAGGAATCAACACATCTAAGTATTGGTTCAATTTGAACATGTGAGATGCTGCTTCTCTGCTCGTATCTTCTAATAGCTGTACGGACTCAACTGGTAACTCACTTTTTTCTAACGCTCGGTGAATAACAGCAACTATCGCTTTATTTGAATGGATGGCCGTTGAACTGCCGCGCAATACTACCGCATTCCCTGTTTTCAAACATAAACTTGAAGCATCCACTGTGACATTCGGACGCGCTTCATAAATCATGCCGACAACACCTAAAGGCACGCGTATTTTGGACATGGTTAAGCCATTTGGGCGTTCCCATTTCTCAAGCACTTCACCCACTGGGTCTGTTAGTTTCGTTAGTTGTATCAAGGCATCCGCCATGTCTGTTATCCGAGACTCATCAAGTTTTAGGCGATCTACTAAAGACTCACTCATATCATTTTGACGGCCAACTTCTATGTCTTTGTTGTTTTCCGTTAAAATATACGCTTGTTCTTCTAACAATTGCGCTGAAATGGACCGCAAAGCGTGATTTTTTTGTTTTGTCGTCGATTTTGCTAGTATCGCTGAAGCGGATTTTGCCTTTTTCGCTTTTTGTAGAAGTTCGCTTTGATCGGTTTCTTTCTCTTGAAAAAGTTTCGTCATCCAATTGCCCCTTTCAATTTTTCGTTCGTTAAACACTCATTTTTGTTTTTACACCGATATAGGTTCCATCGCCTATGCCGTGAAAAATATCGACTAGTTTTTCGCTACCATATCCAGAGCCGATAAATACTTGAACTCCAAAAGCAAGTGCTGTACGAGCTGCTTCAACTTTAGACTTCATACCGCCTGTTCCAACATCAGAGCCTTCAGAAGAAGTTGCAGCTATTAACGCATCAGGAATGTCATGTAAATGAAGGTATTTCTGAGCTTGAGGATTGGTTCTTGGATTTTCGAGATATATGCCATTAATGTCTGTTAAAATCATGAGGAAATCGGCATGAATCAATCCACTAACTAACGCCGACAGCATATCATTGTCACCAAAAGTTAACTCTTCCGCTGAAACCGAATCATTTTCGTTTATGATTGGCATGACATTTCGTTCTAAAAGCTTGGAAATGGTTGCGTTGGCATTTTTATAAAGATCTTTCGTTAGCAGTAATTGAGCCGCTACAATATTGTGCTTTTTGCATTCATCGGCGTACGCTTGTAATAACAAGCTTTGCCCGACCGCTGCAGCTGATTGCTTATCGACTAATGTATTAGGTCGTGATAAGTACCCCATGCCGGTACATCCTGCAGCAACAGCTCCAGATGAGATCAACACCACTTCGTGTCCTTCTTCTTTTAAACGAGCCAGTGCATCCACGTGCTCACGCAATTTCTCAATTGACAGCTTTCCTTGTTCATCTGTTAACGAACTACTTCCGATCTTCACAACAATTCTTTTCTTCTCCACGTGCATTCACCACCCGTTTTTGATAAATAAAAAAAATCTTCCATTTGTTCAAAAACGGAAGAACCTTGCCCCCGTGACTAAATTTCTCTAGGCTTGTTTATCGAATTTCTTGAATAGAGTTATTATGCACTATCTCGTATTTTAAGTCAACGATGTAATAACTAAATTCCTCTTTATCAGACTTTATTAAATTTTTATATGCAATATATATGAATATTTATTCAAAATGATGATAAACTACTTTTCCTTATTATTGTGTTACATGTCTATTAAGAACGTATTTGAGAATATGTAGTTTAATTATTCTGTATAAAAAGAAAAATTAATTTTTAAAAGATATATTAGTCTACCATATATTTTTCTATCAACACACGGCACTTTTGACCGAGAGCTTGTTAGCATGAAAAAAAGCATGGGAAGAGATCCCATGCTTTCTTTCTTTAATTTTCTAAAGCGCGATAGTTTACTTCTAATTGCTTCAAACTTCTATACTTCATAATTTGAGTTACGTACCATCCAACAACTACTAATGTGATACAAGCTCCAATAATTGCAGACACTTGATAGTCCATATTCAAGCCTTCTGGTGCGTAAAAGATGTACATGGAAACGACTGCTGTCATAAAGATCGCAGGTACTCCTGCTACCCAATGGAATTTGAAGTTTTTCAATAAGTATACTGCTGCCGTCCAAAGCATAAACGTCGCTACCACCTGATTGGTCCATCCGACATACCGCCAAAGGAAAGTGTAATCAATTGTCGCCATATAGAACGTTGGAATCCCTAGTGGAATCGTTACTAGCAAAACTTTCACTTTTCCTTGCATGTTGACAAATTTCGCAAGAATATCCGTTAAGATCATTCGTGAAGAACGCAGTGCTGTGTCGCCCGTGGTGATAGGTAAGATGATAACTCCAAAAATGGCAAGCAAGCCGCCAATCGATCCAAGTAAAGTAGTTGAAATTTCATTAACTACCCCCGATGGACCTCCTGCAGCAAGTGCTGCTCCAAGTCCCTCAGTGCCATTAAAGAATGTCATTCCGGCTGCTGCCCAAATCAACGCAATCACACCTTCAATGATCATTGCACCATAAAAGATTCTTCTGCCATCTGATTCTTTTTTCATCGTTCTTGCAATGATTGGGCTTTGCGTGCAGTGGAATCCGGAAATTGCACCGCATGAAATGGTGACCATCAACAGTGGCCAAATTGGTAAAGCTCCTGGGTGTAGATTTTCAAACGTAAGGTTTGGCATCGGTTTCCCTGAGAATACTAGCGCAACTGCTACTGCAATCGCCATAAACAACAAAATCCCACCTAATAGAGGGTAAATCCGACCAATCACTTTATTGATCGGCAAAATCGTCGCTAAGATAAAATAGAAGAAAATGATTGCTAATGCAGTGATAAAGTTAATCGGTGTAATTTGTGCAATTAACTGTGCTGGTCCTGCAGTAAAAGCTGCAGTCACTAGCAACATTAAAACAAGAGAAAGACCATTGATAAATACTTTTGCATTTTTCCCTAGGTATTTCCCAACTAAGGTTGGAAATTGTGCGCCTCCATGACGCATCGACATGACACCTGAAAAATAATCATGTACCCCTCCGGCAAAAATACTGCCAACGACAATCCAAACAAAAGCTATTGGGCCATATAGTGCACCTGCAACTGCTCCGTAAATTGGACCAAGACCTGCAATATTCAATAATTGAATTAAATTCCCTTTCCACCAGCTCATTGGGACAAAATCTAATTTGTCGGTTTTGGAATAAGCGGGAGTTGGTGTATTGTCATCAATTCCAAAAACCCGTTCGATGAATTTCGAGTAAAATACATAGCCTAAAATAAGTAAAACGAGAGCTGCAAAAAAGGTAATCATATGGCGGTTCCTCCTGATGTTTTCTTAAGTATATAGAATGATAACATGTTTTTTAAATATATAAACATAATATTTAGAAAAAAACAAATATACTGTAAAATAACTATAATTAGAAGGCTTCAATCGTTTTACTTGATTTCATCTAGCCAAATAGGAAATATTTCTTATATCACTATTAAGAATCACTCGGAAAACAAGGTAATTATATTATATTATAATCTATTTTTGATCTAAAAAAGTGCGCAGACGATATTCCGCCTGCGCACTCATTTTTTCAGATTTCTAGCAACTTATTTTTTTAAAATTAGTCATCGCCTATTCGAATCGTGTATTGAATTCCAATGCTTCTGCAATTTTTTCTTCGCTTTTATTAAAAACGGCACTTGTCGTAATTGTTACCGAGTCAATGTCACTTTCTTCAACGATGAAGCCAATATTGCCTTGCTTGGTTTCTCCTGGTGCAATTTCCCCAGTTAATCCTTCGAGATAAATATCATCTTCCCAAAGCTTGAGTTCCTCTGCATCCGTCTCAAACAAAGCTACTGGAGCAAAATGTAACGGCTCATTGGAAGTATTGGTAATTTCTACGTACATTTTTACTACGCTGAATTCTTGATCATGAGTATAGGCATGAAAAAAATCTATCAGACTGTAATCAGGTTTTACTTGAAGAATTTTCGATTCTGCTACCGTTAGTTTAACAGGACCAATACCATAGGTTTCCATAGTCATATTGATCGCTTCGACTATAGCTTCTCCTTTAGCATCTCGTTTGTTTTGCCCAACTTCCTGTAACTTACGGTCATCTGTGACTTGGGGACTCAAGACATAGTCTTCATAATACTTTGGAACTTCACTTTCTTCAGCAACTGTCGAAGCTACAGCTATCGAATCGTCAGGATCTGAACATCCTCCAAGTATTACTGCTGAAAATAGTAAGAAATATATAGCCTTTTTCATGTCATTGCCTCATTTCGTTGCATTACTTATCGTTGATTTCTACTTTTGCTTTCAGTAAATCAAAAATGATTTTAGCGTGATCTGTGTTGTCGAGCTTTCCTGCAAACTCATCACTTGCGGGTCCGTATGCATAGACTGGAACATCTTCTCCTGTGTGACCACCTGTTGTCCATCCAGTGTGTGTACGCTGATTGAAAATCTCTTCGATGGCGTTGTCTATAGATGTATACTTGTTATTTTCTGCTGCTTTTTTCACTGTTTCTATTTCTTCAGCTGTCAATTCCAGATCAATGTATTCGCTTAACGTTTCTTCTACACTAGCCCCGTCCACAATTTGCTGTGCCATAAAATCAGGTGTACGTTTTGCGGCTTTGATTGGCTCTCCGAACCAGTTGTAAATGCCATCTGCTCCAATAGAAAAGCCTCCTGTTGAATGGTCGGCTGTAGCTACCACTAACGTATTGCCGTCTTCTTTCGCAAATTTAATCGCAGCTTGGAACGCTTTGTCGTAGTCTTCCATTTCGCTCATGGCTGCCACGATATCATTATCATGTCCTGCCCAATCGACTTGACTGCCTTCTACCATTAAGAAGAAACCATCTTCATCTTCTGACAAACGATCGATGGCCGATGTAGTCATTTCTTCTAACGACGGCGTGCTATCATCACGGTCGATCATTTTCGGAAGACCTGCCGGTGCAAACAAACCAAGCACTTGCTCATCATCATTGCTTAATAGTTCATCACGGTTTGTAAGGTAGCTATACCCGTCTTCTTGAAACTCTTCCGTAAGATTACGATCTGTTCGTTCAAATAGATCGACACCTCCACCAAGCAAAACGTCGACTTTATGTTCTCCATTGATTAGTTCATCATAGTAATCATCTGCAATGGCATTCATATTTTTCCGTGCAATGTCATGTGCCCCAAACGACGCCGGTGTCGCATGTGTAATTTCAGAGGTTGCGACCAGTCCTGTAGCTTTGCCTTTTTCTTTAGCTGCCTCAAGAACTGTTTTCACTCTACTTTCATCGTTATCGACAGCGATTGCACTGTTGTATGTTTTAATGCCGGCTGCCATAGCTGTCGCTGCAGAAGCGGAATCCGTGATGTTTTGATCGGGATCTTCAGGATAAGTTGATTGTTGTCCAACCAAATATGCATCGAGAGCCGTATCTTCAACCATTTTAGTAGAAGGGTCATTTTGCAAGTAGCGATAAGCAGATGTGTACGAGGTACCCATTCCATCACCAATTAGAAAAATAACATTTTTCACTTTCTCTTTTTTGCCTTTTTTGTGATCTTGTCCGTGGGCTTTCCCTTGGTTTTTGTCAGGAGTACCCGCTTCAGCTGACAACGTAAACGAGCTAACCCCTGTTAATGCCACTGCCGAAGCTAAAGCAATTGGCAGAACTTTTGTTTTCAATTTTCTATGTATCATTTTCTCTCCTCCAGTCATTTTATCTACACGCTCAGTATAGAAGTCGATTGTTAAGGATTGATTAGAGAATTGTTTAGCTTTTGTAAATTTCCAAAAACAGGTATTTTTACACATTACAAAAAGCCCAGAAAAAATCTCTGGACTTAGACTGCAGACAAAGCTTATTAAACTAAATAGTGATGCATACTCTTCAACCGGGCTGGCCACTTCGCTTTCCGTGGGCTCAGCTTCAGTATCCTCATCACTGAAAACCCATGCTCCTGCTTCGCTGTGCTAGCTTCGTCCGCGGAAAGCGTCCACTGGGTGCGGAGAATCCTAGATGCATACAAAAAATAAGTAAGTATTCTTTTGTCTACAAACCGAGCCCCCAAAATTTCTGGGCTTTAATTAGTTGGCAATTGATGAAGTTGCGTTTTTGGCTAACAGCAAATATGAAAGTAATGCAATCAAACACATTGAAAAAATCACGAGACCCATTGGAACCGCCGTGTTTTCTCCTGCAATCCCTACTAATGGTGCAGTGGCGGCCCCAAGGATAAATGGCAGTAATCCAAGTAGTGCAGATGCACTTCCTGCCACATGCCCTTGGCTTTCCATGGCAAGTGTGAAAGAAGATGTTCCGACCACACCGATAGCCATGATGAAAAAGAATATTGGGATGACAACTGCCCATAAAGGTCCTTGCATAAGCACAACGGCCAATAAAATGGCACCTGCAACTGTTGCCGTGTAAAGAGCTGTTTCTAAAAATCTTTTTTCAGACCAAATATATGTAAATCGACCAACTGAGTAACTTCCAATAATTAGCGCAATGCCGTTCATCCCAAACAACACACTAAATATTTGAGGAGAAGCACCATAAATATTTTGATAAATAAATGGCGTACCAGAAACATAAGCAAAAACTCCACCAATTAAAAAGCCTTGTGCTAACGCATAGCCTGTAAATTGACGATTTTTCAAGATTCCAGCAAAGTTACCGAAAGTCGATTTCAAATTGCTTGGCACCCGTTTTTCAGGCGGCAAACTTTCTTTTAAACGAGAAGTGGAAAGCACTAGCAAAAAAATTCCCAATACCGTCAGCAACACGAAAATTCCTTTCCAATCTGCAA carries:
- the mgtE gene encoding magnesium transporter — translated: MTTLLREDEITLALIKSLKEGKLTEFQEILDELQPYDMAIQYRHLPDKHRNKFLLYLSIRQLTELMQELPKIEQIDILQKLGVEKSSKVLDRMDNDDLALLLADLEPERIEELLSQINQDDSKFVQSTMTYPPETAGRLMNNRYVWIPRHYTIRDAIDKIKHFAELAEYLNYLYIVDEDKKLLGVVSYKDLILGNLDDRIEEVMYKRVVKADVLMDQEDVAQIISRYDFVTLPIVENDNTLAGIITIDDVIDVVMQEANEDIEKLSASGKSIDFNTPAWTAAYRRLPWLILLLFIGLFSGSIISRFENTLQTVVALTFFMPLIAGMTGNTGTQSLSVVVRGLASQKLDFKQTIKLIIRELWVGIIIGVICSVLILLIAYVWQGNLVLGIVVGGTLLMTLIIGTLAGTIIPLILYRFNIDPAVASGPLITTINDILSLLIYFGMATLFISQLM
- a CDS encoding DUF4395 domain-containing protein — protein: MTIPKPLVQTNQAFIVVTVIMALLLHPAILLLPFVVGAYTLITKKNPVILWSRRFLKKPAASYLQEDRDQQLFNQWIATICLGLSLVFFSVGLPLLGFAFSVMVIVAAGVALMGYCIGCTIRYRYMMWKHNRTKVQA
- a CDS encoding glutamate-5-semialdehyde dehydrogenase, which codes for MTKLFQEKETDQSELLQKAKKAKSASAILAKSTTKQKNHALRSISAQLLEEQAYILTENNKDIEVGRQNDMSESLVDRLKLDESRITDMADALIQLTKLTDPVGEVLEKWERPNGLTMSKIRVPLGVVGMIYEARPNVTVDASSLCLKTGNAVVLRGSSTAIHSNKAIVAVIHRALEKSELPVESVQLLEDTSREAASHMFKLNQYLDVLIPRGGAKLIQTVVQNSTVPVLETGAGNCHIYIDETANVQMAIDIALNAKTQRPSVCNACESILVHQAWADKHLPLLVSALQDQQVTIHGNEPVQKLSPNVIPAEEEDWGTEYLGLEVAIKTVEDVGEAIEHINTYGTKHSEAIISKTSENVDQFFMEIDAAAVYHNASTRFTDGFEFGFGAEIGISTQKLHARGPMGLPALTSTKYIIRGNGQIK
- the proB gene encoding glutamate 5-kinase, with amino-acid sequence MEKKRIVVKIGSSSLTDEQGKLSIEKLREHVDALARLKEEGHEVVLISSGAVAAGCTGMGYLSRPNTLVDKQSAAAVGQSLLLQAYADECKKHNIVAAQLLLTKDLYKNANATISKLLERNVMPIINENDSVSAEELTFGDNDMLSALVSGLIHADFLMILTDINGIYLENPRTNPQAQKYLHLHDIPDALIAATSSEGSDVGTGGMKSKVEAARTALAFGVQVFIGSGYGSEKLVDIFHGIGDGTYIGVKTKMSV
- a CDS encoding carbon starvation protein A; amino-acid sequence: MITFFAALVLLILGYVFYSKFIERVFGIDDNTPTPAYSKTDKLDFVPMSWWKGNLIQLLNIAGLGPIYGAVAGALYGPIAFVWIVVGSIFAGGVHDYFSGVMSMRHGGAQFPTLVGKYLGKNAKVFINGLSLVLMLLVTAAFTAGPAQLIAQITPINFITALAIIFFYFILATILPINKVIGRIYPLLGGILLFMAIAVAVALVFSGKPMPNLTFENLHPGALPIWPLLMVTISCGAISGFHCTQSPIIARTMKKESDGRRIFYGAMIIEGVIALIWAAAGMTFFNGTEGLGAALAAGGPSGVVNEISTTLLGSIGGLLAIFGVIILPITTGDTALRSSRMILTDILAKFVNMQGKVKVLLVTIPLGIPTFYMATIDYTFLWRYVGWTNQVVATFMLWTAAVYLLKNFKFHWVAGVPAIFMTAVVSMYIFYAPEGLNMDYQVSAIIGACITLVVVGWYVTQIMKYRSLKQLEVNYRALEN
- a CDS encoding alkaline phosphatase; amino-acid sequence: MIHRKLKTKVLPIALASAVALTGVSSFTLSAEAGTPDKNQGKAHGQDHKKGKKEKVKNVIFLIGDGMGTSYTSAYRYLQNDPSTKMVEDTALDAYLVGQQSTYPEDPDQNITDSASAATAMAAGIKTYNSAIAVDNDESRVKTVLEAAKEKGKATGLVATSEITHATPASFGAHDIARKNMNAIADDYYDELINGEHKVDVLLGGGVDLFERTDRNLTEEFQEDGYSYLTNRDELLSNDDEQVLGLFAPAGLPKMIDRDDSTPSLEEMTTSAIDRLSEDEDGFFLMVEGSQVDWAGHDNDIVAAMSEMEDYDKAFQAAIKFAKEDGNTLVVATADHSTGGFSIGADGIYNWFGEPIKAAKRTPDFMAQQIVDGASVEETLSEYIDLELTAEEIETVKKAAENNKYTSIDNAIEEIFNQRTHTGWTTGGHTGEDVPVYAYGPASDEFAGKLDNTDHAKIIFDLLKAKVEINDK
- a CDS encoding multidrug effflux MFS transporter, which codes for MKSSTGLTRTHFILLVGALTTLVPFTIDMYLPAFPILADVYKTNASSVQLSLTACLLGLAIGQLVAGALSDMHGRRKPLLISLMAYIGASIACIFAPNIYIFVFLRFVQGLAASGGLVISRAIVRDVSQGPELTRLFALLMVIGNLVPLIAPSIGSGVLLFADWKGIFVLLTVLGIFLLVLSTSRLKESLPPEKRVPSNLKSTFGNFAGILKNRQFTGYALAQGFLIGGVFAYVSGTPFIYQNIYGASPQIFSVLFGMNGIALIIGSYSVGRFTYIWSEKRFLETALYTATVAGAILLAVVLMQGPLWAVVIPIFFFIMAIGVVGTSSFTLAMESQGHVAGSASALLGLLPFILGAATAPLVGIAGENTAVPMGLVIFSMCLIALLSYLLLAKNATSSIAN